Genomic window (Nitrospirales bacterium LBB_01):
AGACGGCAAAAAATTTAAGGCTGTTCAGACTGGAGGCCCATCGGGTGGATGTCTGCCAGAGGAGTATCTTGACCTGTCTGTTGACTTTGATTCTCTTAGCAAAGTCGGTTCTATGATGGGCTCTGGTGGTATGGTTGTAATGGATGAGGAAACGTGCGTTGTAGATGTGGCAAAGTTTTTCCTATCATTCACCAAGGAGGAATCGTGCGGAAAGTGTCCGCCGTGCAGACTTGGCACCTACCAGATGCTTGAGATATTGAAAAAGATAACATCGGGCAAGGGTGAGCCATCGGATTTAGACTTTCTTGATGAGATATGCCACAAGGTGCAGCGAGGCTCTCTCTGTGGATTAGGACAGAGCGCTCCAAACCCGATTGTTTCCACACTTAAGTATTTTAGAGAAGAGTACGAAGAGCACGTCCATGATAAGTATTGCAGGGCTAAGGTCTGCAGCGGTCTTGGCACTTACACGATAGAGCATAGCGAGTGTTTCCTGTGCGGACTGTGTAAACAGGCTTGCGCATTTGGAGCTGTTAAGGAGACAAGGATATCATATTTCATAGACCAGGACATGTGCACAAAGTGTAAGGCTTGTTATATGGCCTGCCCGATAGGTGCGGTAAAAGTGGGTAAGGGCACGGCAAAAGCCGCAAGGATATAAGGAGAACGTTGAAAATGGCTGACGAGAAGGACATTAAAACAATAACCGAGGAGACCGGCAAGTACCGGTGTCCGATACAGAAAACGATACTGTTTCTGGATGAGTTCATAGCGGGACCTATGTGTGCCCGCTGTCTGCCCTGCCCTATGGGAGCGTATGAGATGAGGGTACGCTGTAACAGGCTTGCCGAGGGACAGGGGACTTCAGCGGATGTGGAGGCAATCAAAAACATAGCTCCAATTATGTTTGACGCATCGATGTGCAAAAAGGGCAAAGACACGGCTAAATTTATAATTGACACCTTAGAAAACCTGCCGGGCGTATATGAGGCACACACTGACGGCACCTGCCCCGACAGGGAATGCGTTAAGTTGGTTGCTTACAGGGTAATACCGGACAAATGCACGGCATGTGATGAGTGCAGGGTTGTGTGCAAAGACTTTGCCATACTGGGGGAGAAGAGAAAACCCCATCTTTCCGGCTACTATGCTTATGAGGTAGTGGATGTGAGGTGCAGCCGCTGCGGCAAGTGTGCTGAGGTATGCAAGTTCGGGGCAATAGAAATCGTCAACATAAAAGACACCTTAGCGGTTAAGGCTTGAAATAAAAAAGAGACGGAGGGATTTTTAATGGCTAATCTGATAACAATAAAGATAAACGGCACAGAGCACAAGGTACCGGAGGGAGTCAATCTCATTGATGCCGCACAGGGTGTTGGGGTACATATTCCCAATTTCTGTTATCTAAAGGGTATGAAGGGAATAGG
Coding sequences:
- a CDS encoding 4Fe-4S dicluster domain-containing protein, whose protein sequence is MADEKDIKTITEETGKYRCPIQKTILFLDEFIAGPMCARCLPCPMGAYEMRVRCNRLAEGQGTSADVEAIKNIAPIMFDASMCKKGKDTAKFIIDTLENLPGVYEAHTDGTCPDRECVKLVAYRVIPDKCTACDECRVVCKDFAILGEKRKPHLSGYYAYEVVDVRCSRCGKCAEVCKFGAIEIVNIKDTLAVKA